In a genomic window of Planctomicrobium piriforme:
- a CDS encoding 3-hydroxyacyl-ACP dehydratase FabZ family protein codes for MSDAAPRALNREQIQQLIPHRDPFLWLDEVVELTPERIHARKLIPADLDVFRGHYPQFPVLPGVLQCEAAFQAGAVLIAANFPPSEGQVPVVTRLNNVQFRKMVSPGQTLDIQIELAEKMSNAFFLKGKVSVGGQVTVRLEFACAAANPAT; via the coding sequence ATGTCTGACGCCGCGCCTCGCGCCCTGAATCGCGAACAAATCCAGCAGTTGATCCCCCATCGCGACCCATTCTTGTGGCTCGATGAGGTAGTTGAGCTGACGCCGGAACGGATTCATGCCCGAAAACTGATTCCAGCGGATCTGGACGTTTTCCGTGGGCACTATCCGCAATTTCCGGTGCTGCCGGGTGTGCTGCAGTGCGAAGCGGCGTTCCAGGCGGGGGCCGTCCTGATTGCGGCCAATTTTCCTCCAAGCGAAGGTCAGGTGCCGGTGGTCACGCGGCTCAACAACGTGCAGTTCCGAAAAATGGTCTCTCCCGGCCAGACGCTGGATATTCAGATCGAGCTGGCGGAGAAAATGTCGAATGCGTTTTTCCTGAAGGGCAAGGTTTCGGTCGGCGGCCAGGTGACCGTGCGGCTCGAATTCGCCTGTGCGGCCGCCAATCCTGCGACATGA